One region of Marivirga arenosa genomic DNA includes:
- a CDS encoding 50S ribosomal protein L25/general stress protein Ctc: MKTVEIIGYKRANLGKKEAKKLRAEAMVPAVLYGGDEQIHFYAPMILFRPLVFTAEAHFVNLNIEGEEYQAILQDVTFHPVSEIIMHADFLQLHKGKTIKMNIPVHLEGTAPGVTKGGTLIHKRRNLLVKALPKDMPEHINLDISALDFGKSIKVESVSVENCEILDTPQASIAVVEIPRALRGKATEDAEGEEEEGEEAAAEGSEN; this comes from the coding sequence ATGAAAACTGTTGAGATTATAGGGTATAAAAGAGCAAATCTTGGCAAAAAAGAGGCGAAAAAATTAAGAGCAGAAGCTATGGTTCCTGCCGTATTATACGGTGGTGACGAGCAGATTCACTTTTATGCGCCAATGATTCTTTTTCGCCCATTAGTATTCACTGCTGAAGCACATTTCGTTAACTTAAACATAGAAGGCGAAGAGTACCAAGCAATTTTACAAGATGTTACTTTCCACCCAGTAAGTGAAATCATCATGCATGCTGATTTCTTACAATTACATAAAGGAAAGACTATCAAAATGAATATCCCTGTTCACTTAGAAGGTACTGCACCTGGTGTGACTAAAGGGGGTACTTTAATTCACAAAAGAAGAAATCTTTTAGTAAAAGCTTTACCGAAAGATATGCCTGAGCACATCAACTTAGATATTAGCGCATTAGATTTCGGTAAATCAATCAAGGTTGAATCCGTATCTGTTGAGAATTGTGAAATCTTAGATACACCGCAAGCATCTATCGCAGTAGTTGAAATTCCAAGAGCACTTAGAGGTAAAGCTACAGAAGATGCAGAAGGAGAAGAGGAAGAAGGAGAAGAAGCAGCAGCAGAAGGATCAGAAAATTAA
- the rluF gene encoding 23S rRNA pseudouridine(2604) synthase RluF — MDNKEVRINKFLSEAGFCSRREADKLLEEGVITINGKQPEMGTKVKPTDEVRVKGELIKNSNNNLVYLAFNKPRGIVCTTDTRREKDNIIDFINYPERIFPIGRLDKYSEGLILLTNDGDIVNKILRARNNHEKEYIVRLNKPIKGNFIKEMGSGVPILGTITKECYIEQLGTHSFKIILTQGLNRQIRRMCEHFGYKVASLKRVRIMNVKLDLPIGKWRHLTTDELKNINELVKTSHKTFDSNSKG; from the coding sequence TTGGATAATAAAGAAGTAAGAATAAATAAATTTTTAAGTGAAGCTGGCTTTTGTTCAAGAAGAGAAGCTGATAAACTTCTTGAAGAGGGTGTGATTACCATAAATGGTAAACAGCCTGAAATGGGAACTAAAGTAAAACCTACTGATGAGGTGAGGGTAAAAGGCGAACTTATAAAAAATTCAAATAATAATTTAGTTTATTTAGCCTTTAATAAACCAAGAGGTATAGTATGTACTACGGATACCAGACGAGAAAAAGATAATATCATTGACTTTATCAATTATCCAGAACGCATATTTCCAATTGGCAGACTAGATAAATACAGTGAGGGTTTGATATTATTAACCAATGATGGGGATATCGTAAATAAGATTCTACGAGCTAGAAACAATCATGAAAAGGAATATATTGTTAGGCTTAACAAACCAATTAAAGGCAATTTTATTAAAGAAATGGGAAGCGGAGTTCCGATTTTGGGTACGATTACAAAGGAATGTTATATTGAACAATTAGGAACTCATAGTTTCAAAATTATACTTACTCAAGGCTTAAATCGACAGATTAGAAGAATGTGTGAACACTTTGGATATAAAGTTGCAAGTTTGAAAAGGGTGAGAATAATGAATGTTAAATTAGATTTACCAATAGGAAAATGGAGACATTTAACCACTGATGAACTAAAAAACATTAATGAATTGGTGAAAACTTCACACAAAACTTTTGATAGCAATTCAAAAGGCTAG
- the purL gene encoding phosphoribosylformylglycinamidine synthase, which translates to MLSFFQGKNHLIYALGHQEFFTETEIEKLLWLLDAEKIISASELDDVYVGPRKEMVSPWSTNAVEITQTMGIKGIFRMEVFEPISELNEKIDPMLQAKYKGLNEDIFTIHKQPDPIDYIEDIAAYNEKEGLALSEEEIKYLEKVSKDLGRKLTDSEVFGFSQVNSEHCRHKIFNGTFVIDGKEMPSTLFQLIKRTSKENPNRIVSAYKDNVAYIEGPEVEQFATSNPEKADYFKKKKFNSVISLKAETHNFPTTVEPFYGAATGSGGEIRDRMAGGKAGIPLAGTAVYMTSYSRLKNNRPWENQMEERPWLYQSPVDILIKASNGASDFGNKFGQPLISGSVLTFEHEHAGKKYGYDKVIMQAGGIGYGVKEQSKKDTPKKGDKIVVMGGDNYRIGMGGSAVSSVDTGSFDNQIELNAVQRANPEMQKRVANAIRAMAESSENPIISIHDHGAGGHLNCLSELVEETGGEIDLKKLPVGDSTLSAKELIGNESQERMGLVIKEEDIAKLQKVSERERAPFYIVGEITGDHHFSFVDKETGKNPVDWPLASMFGSAPKTVLADEKHQTHFTSLQYDSKDIERYIKEVLKLESVACKDWLTNKVDRCVTGKVAKQQTTGPIQLPLNNVAVMALDYNGKKGIATSIGHAPVSALIDPKAGSELAIAESLTNIIFAPIQDGLKGISLSANWMWPAKNEGENARLYEAVEAISDFAIQLGINIPTGKDSLSMVQKYPSGEKVYAPGTVIISAAGEVSDIRKTVETALVPDEDTYLAYINMGKGDFEIGGSAFSQTRTSLGEKTVNIKSVDHFKNAFEKVQELILDDKVLAGHDVGSGGLITSLLETLFPHNNLGASINLKDFSEKDITKILFSEQAGVILQLKDVNLIEELKSAGIDIVNLGSVNNSGKLKITHDSGELNLGVYDLRDEWYETSFLLEEKQTPKYLAKARFDNYKNQALKFEFPPHFKGTFESLGLDPNRKSESGIKAAIIREKGVNSEREMAYMMYMAGFDVKDIHMTDLMSGEEDLSDVNFIVFTGGFSNSDVLGSAKGWAGAFKYNENAQKALKNFYEREDTLSMGVCNGCQLMVALDLIYPEHEQKIKMGHNDSHKFECGFVNVDVPENNSVMLKSLENSKLGIWIAHGEGKFEMPLEEKEYNIAAKYSYKQYPANPNGSDYNTAAICSKDGRHLAIMPHLERSIFPWNWANYPNERKADEISPWVEALVNARKWVEKVSR; encoded by the coding sequence ATGCTAAGCTTTTTTCAAGGTAAAAACCACCTCATTTACGCATTAGGTCATCAAGAATTCTTCACTGAAACTGAAATTGAAAAACTCCTTTGGTTATTAGATGCAGAAAAAATTATTTCTGCTTCCGAATTAGACGATGTTTATGTTGGTCCAAGAAAGGAAATGGTAAGCCCATGGAGTACTAATGCTGTTGAAATTACTCAAACCATGGGGATTAAAGGCATTTTCCGAATGGAAGTTTTTGAACCTATAAGTGAGCTTAATGAAAAAATTGACCCCATGCTTCAAGCAAAATATAAGGGCTTAAATGAAGATATTTTTACAATTCACAAGCAACCAGACCCTATTGATTATATAGAAGATATTGCTGCATACAATGAGAAAGAAGGTTTAGCATTAAGTGAAGAGGAAATTAAATACTTAGAGAAGGTTAGTAAAGACCTTGGTCGAAAATTAACTGACAGTGAAGTATTTGGGTTTTCACAGGTGAATTCAGAGCACTGTAGACATAAAATATTCAATGGAACTTTTGTGATTGATGGAAAAGAAATGCCATCTACTCTATTTCAATTGATTAAAAGAACCTCTAAAGAAAATCCTAATAGAATTGTTTCCGCCTATAAAGATAATGTAGCCTATATAGAAGGGCCAGAAGTAGAACAATTTGCGACATCAAATCCTGAGAAAGCTGATTATTTCAAAAAGAAAAAATTTAACTCAGTTATTTCATTAAAAGCTGAAACGCACAACTTCCCTACTACAGTGGAGCCGTTTTATGGTGCTGCAACAGGTTCGGGTGGTGAAATTAGAGATAGAATGGCTGGCGGAAAAGCAGGGATACCATTAGCTGGTACAGCTGTTTACATGACTTCTTATTCTCGCTTGAAAAATAACAGGCCATGGGAAAATCAAATGGAAGAAAGACCATGGTTATACCAAAGTCCAGTTGATATTTTAATAAAAGCATCAAATGGAGCTTCAGATTTTGGAAATAAATTTGGACAACCACTCATCTCAGGATCGGTTTTAACATTTGAACATGAGCATGCAGGTAAAAAGTATGGTTATGATAAAGTTATTATGCAAGCGGGTGGTATTGGTTATGGTGTAAAAGAGCAAAGCAAAAAAGACACTCCTAAAAAAGGTGATAAGATTGTAGTGATGGGTGGCGATAATTACCGTATCGGAATGGGCGGAAGTGCAGTCTCTTCTGTTGATACTGGTTCATTTGACAACCAAATAGAGCTGAATGCAGTACAGCGTGCCAATCCTGAAATGCAAAAAAGAGTAGCTAATGCTATTCGAGCTATGGCTGAATCTTCAGAAAATCCTATCATTTCAATACATGACCATGGGGCTGGTGGGCATTTAAATTGTTTATCCGAATTAGTAGAAGAAACAGGTGGTGAAATCGATCTTAAAAAACTTCCAGTTGGTGACAGCACCTTATCCGCTAAAGAATTAATTGGAAATGAGTCTCAAGAGAGAATGGGACTTGTTATCAAAGAAGAGGATATCGCTAAATTACAGAAAGTATCTGAGCGTGAAAGAGCTCCTTTTTATATAGTAGGAGAAATTACTGGCGATCATCACTTTAGTTTTGTAGATAAAGAAACTGGTAAAAACCCTGTAGATTGGCCATTAGCCTCTATGTTTGGCAGTGCTCCTAAAACAGTTTTAGCGGATGAAAAACATCAAACTCATTTCACTTCTCTTCAGTATGATTCAAAAGATATTGAGAGGTACATTAAGGAGGTACTAAAATTAGAATCCGTTGCTTGTAAAGATTGGTTAACGAACAAAGTAGATAGATGTGTAACCGGTAAAGTAGCCAAGCAACAAACAACGGGACCTATCCAATTACCACTTAATAATGTGGCTGTTATGGCTTTAGATTATAATGGTAAAAAGGGAATTGCTACCTCTATTGGACATGCGCCTGTAAGTGCATTAATTGATCCAAAAGCAGGTTCTGAATTAGCAATCGCTGAGTCCTTAACGAATATCATCTTTGCCCCTATTCAGGATGGCTTAAAAGGAATTTCGCTAAGTGCAAACTGGATGTGGCCTGCAAAAAATGAAGGTGAAAATGCACGACTGTACGAAGCAGTTGAAGCTATTAGCGATTTTGCTATTCAATTAGGCATCAATATCCCTACAGGAAAGGATTCATTATCAATGGTGCAAAAATATCCTTCTGGAGAAAAAGTATATGCACCAGGAACTGTAATTATATCTGCAGCAGGAGAAGTTTCTGACATTCGTAAAACAGTTGAAACAGCCTTAGTACCTGATGAAGATACTTATCTTGCTTACATCAATATGGGTAAAGGCGATTTCGAAATTGGTGGGTCAGCTTTTTCTCAAACTAGAACTTCATTAGGCGAAAAAACAGTAAATATTAAGTCTGTTGATCACTTTAAAAATGCCTTTGAAAAAGTTCAAGAATTAATTCTTGATGATAAGGTATTGGCTGGTCATGACGTTGGATCTGGAGGATTAATCACTTCCTTATTAGAAACATTATTTCCTCATAATAATCTTGGCGCTTCAATAAATTTAAAAGACTTTTCAGAAAAAGACATTACAAAAATACTCTTCAGTGAACAAGCAGGTGTCATTTTACAATTAAAAGATGTTAACCTTATTGAAGAACTTAAATCTGCTGGAATTGATATTGTAAATTTAGGAAGTGTTAACAATTCCGGTAAACTTAAAATAACACATGATTCAGGTGAACTGAATTTAGGTGTTTATGATCTTAGAGATGAATGGTATGAAACTTCTTTCCTATTAGAAGAAAAACAAACTCCAAAGTATTTAGCAAAAGCTAGATTTGATAATTATAAAAACCAGGCTTTAAAATTCGAATTCCCACCACATTTTAAAGGCACTTTTGAATCTTTAGGACTAGATCCTAACAGAAAGTCAGAAAGTGGAATTAAAGCAGCAATCATCCGAGAAAAAGGTGTGAATAGTGAGCGTGAAATGGCTTACATGATGTATATGGCTGGTTTTGATGTGAAAGACATTCATATGACTGATCTTATGAGTGGAGAAGAAGATCTTTCAGATGTTAACTTCATAGTGTTCACTGGTGGCTTCTCCAATTCAGATGTTTTAGGTTCAGCCAAGGGATGGGCTGGCGCTTTTAAATACAATGAAAATGCTCAGAAGGCCCTTAAAAACTTCTATGAAAGAGAGGATACCTTAAGCATGGGAGTATGCAACGGTTGTCAACTTATGGTGGCATTAGATTTGATTTACCCTGAGCATGAGCAAAAAATTAAAATGGGGCATAACGACTCTCATAAATTTGAATGCGGATTTGTTAATGTAGATGTTCCAGAAAATAATTCTGTAATGCTGAAAAGCCTTGAAAATAGCAAATTAGGTATCTGGATAGCGCATGGTGAAGGAAAGTTTGAAATGCCGTTGGAAGAAAAGGAATACAATATTGCTGCAAAATATAGCTATAAGCAATATCCAGCTAATCCAAACGGATCAGACTATAATACTGCAGCAATCTGTTCTAAAGATGGAAGACATTTGGCTATTATGCCTCATCTGGAGAGAAGTATCTTCCCTTGGAACTGGGCTAATTATCCAAATGAAAGGAAAGCTGACGAAATCTCTCCTTGGGTAGAAGCTTTGGTAAATGCAAGAAAATGGGTTGAAAAAGTGTCGCGATAA
- a CDS encoding DUF4136 domain-containing protein, translated as MKKIYLPLLFLFLFINGCFVSKEYPVEYDYNFLGDFDDYKSFDFFISETYMPDAPKKLVKSTIKSHLELLGYKYDPENPSFYVTYFYIDDPLKYKGYEQPQMESFVKYRSDSQKEREKYMKKKLDIDEGTLVINFTETENYSMIWQGYTTDLYSENIFDDPRKIRVAVLSILNNYSYVPQRKNN; from the coding sequence ATGAAAAAAATCTATTTACCTCTACTATTTTTATTCTTGTTTATCAATGGGTGTTTTGTATCAAAAGAATACCCTGTTGAGTATGATTATAATTTTCTGGGAGATTTTGATGACTATAAATCATTTGATTTTTTCATATCAGAGACCTACATGCCAGATGCTCCAAAAAAACTAGTTAAATCAACTATTAAAAGCCATTTGGAGCTGTTAGGGTATAAATATGATCCTGAAAATCCAAGCTTTTATGTAACTTACTTTTATATCGATGATCCACTTAAATATAAAGGGTATGAACAACCCCAAATGGAAAGTTTTGTCAAGTATAGAAGCGATAGTCAGAAAGAAAGAGAAAAGTATATGAAAAAAAAGTTGGACATTGACGAGGGTACTTTGGTGATTAATTTCACAGAAACAGAGAACTATTCAATGATATGGCAGGGATATACAACTGACTTATACTCAGAGAATATATTTGATGATCCACGTAAGATTAGAGTAGCTGTATTGAGTATATTGAATAATTATTCATATGTTCCACAACGAAAAAATAATTAA
- a CDS encoding M16 family metallopeptidase — translation MLKLKTIAIVLLSMFIYSASFAQNAKEALSQDIPLDSKVKIGQLENGLTYYIRQNSKPEDKVEFRLVINAGSMQENDKQLGLAHFTEHMAFNGTENFKKNELVDYLQSAGVKFGADLNAYTSFDETVYILPIPTDDPEVLDKGLTVLADWAGGLLFTEEEIDKERGVVLEEWRLGQGASQRMRDEYFPILFKDSRYAERLPIGKKEILENFKYETLRSFYEEWYRPNLMAVIAVGDIDPAEMEQEIKARFSDLKNPKKPKEKKLYDVPSHEDTYVSIVTDKEANFNQIQLYYKHDKEETKSLLDLRRELVYDLYNGMLGQRLDELRQSSNPPFLFANTNYSGMVRNKNAYSSFAIVGEGGFERGIKVLAEENKRIKEHGFTASELERFKKTFLNRAEKKVAEIDKTESSRFASTYIQHFLNNTPIPGAEYEYDFYQKLINTVSLEELNKLADEWVTDDNLVVVLTGAEKEGVEMPSEEDVLKILSEVENSDIEAYQDSEVSESFMTAKPKAGKVESTKTFDEIGVTELQLSNGVKVVLKPTDFKNDEVKMRAYSFGGHSQYDMEDYYSASNASSLISEAGVADFTKTDIQKMLSGKTVRVSPYISSLSEGIRAEASPKDLNEMFQLTHLYFTAPRLDEEAFGSYVSKNKMLLGNLMSNPQFYYSDKVSKILAQDDPRGGGFPTAEDLAKIDFKRAFEIYKERFADASDFTFVVVGNFEVDKITPLLETYLGSLPTLERKDDWVDLGIRPPKGIVKEEIVKGTDQKSFATIYYHGETEYNKQQAYYLNSLGELVTNELIDILREEKSGVYGVGASANMQRLPENRYSFRIAFPCGPENVDDLVSTTHEILKDIKENGVEEEDLAKVKEAQLKGLKENLKKNDYWLNRLFDFYYYGDDLNNFIVSEDKINSLSAEDLKKAANEYLNEDQFVEAILLPEAQASSAE, via the coding sequence ATGCTCAAATTAAAGACTATAGCAATTGTATTGCTATCTATGTTTATTTATAGTGCATCTTTTGCTCAAAATGCGAAGGAAGCCCTTAGCCAAGACATTCCCTTAGATTCCAAGGTGAAAATAGGTCAGTTAGAAAATGGCCTGACTTATTATATTCGTCAAAATAGCAAGCCTGAAGATAAAGTAGAGTTTAGACTTGTAATTAATGCAGGTTCAATGCAGGAAAATGACAAACAACTAGGTTTGGCCCATTTTACAGAGCACATGGCTTTTAATGGTACAGAAAACTTTAAAAAGAATGAGTTAGTAGATTATCTACAATCAGCCGGGGTTAAATTTGGTGCTGACTTAAATGCATATACCAGTTTTGATGAAACCGTTTACATTCTTCCAATTCCAACAGATGATCCTGAAGTATTGGATAAAGGCTTGACTGTACTCGCAGATTGGGCGGGTGGTTTATTATTTACTGAAGAAGAAATAGACAAAGAAAGAGGTGTTGTTCTTGAAGAATGGAGATTAGGACAAGGTGCAAGCCAAAGAATGCGTGATGAATATTTTCCGATCTTATTCAAAGATTCTCGATATGCTGAAAGATTACCAATTGGTAAAAAGGAAATCTTAGAGAATTTTAAATATGAGACTTTAAGATCTTTTTATGAAGAATGGTACAGACCAAACTTAATGGCAGTGATAGCAGTAGGGGATATTGATCCTGCTGAAATGGAACAAGAAATTAAAGCCAGATTCAGCGATTTAAAAAATCCTAAAAAGCCTAAAGAGAAAAAGTTATATGATGTTCCGTCTCATGAAGACACCTATGTGAGCATAGTTACAGATAAAGAAGCGAATTTTAACCAAATTCAATTATATTATAAGCACGATAAAGAAGAGACAAAATCTTTATTAGATTTAAGAAGAGAATTAGTTTATGACCTTTACAATGGAATGTTAGGTCAAAGACTTGATGAGTTAAGGCAATCTTCAAATCCTCCTTTCCTTTTTGCAAATACTAATTATTCTGGAATGGTAAGAAATAAGAATGCGTATTCATCTTTTGCTATAGTAGGTGAAGGTGGTTTTGAGAGAGGTATTAAGGTGCTTGCTGAAGAAAACAAAAGAATTAAGGAACACGGTTTTACAGCATCTGAATTAGAGCGTTTTAAAAAGACATTTTTAAACAGAGCTGAGAAAAAAGTAGCCGAAATTGATAAAACAGAATCTAGTAGATTTGCTAGTACTTATATTCAACATTTCTTAAATAATACTCCTATTCCAGGAGCAGAATATGAATACGACTTCTATCAGAAATTAATTAATACAGTAAGTTTAGAGGAATTAAATAAGTTAGCTGACGAGTGGGTAACAGATGATAATCTTGTTGTAGTATTAACTGGTGCAGAAAAAGAAGGCGTTGAAATGCCGAGTGAAGAAGATGTATTAAAAATCCTAAGTGAAGTTGAAAATTCTGATATTGAAGCTTACCAAGATTCTGAAGTATCAGAAAGCTTTATGACTGCTAAGCCTAAAGCAGGAAAGGTAGAAAGCACTAAAACATTTGATGAAATTGGAGTAACTGAATTACAATTGAGCAATGGTGTTAAAGTGGTATTAAAACCAACTGATTTTAAAAATGATGAGGTTAAAATGAGAGCCTATAGTTTTGGTGGTCATAGTCAGTATGATATGGAAGATTACTACTCTGCTTCAAATGCTTCTTCTTTGATTTCTGAAGCTGGCGTAGCTGATTTTACCAAAACTGATATTCAGAAAATGCTTTCTGGAAAAACAGTAAGAGTAAGTCCTTACATCTCTTCATTATCAGAAGGGATTAGAGCTGAGGCTAGTCCAAAGGATTTAAATGAAATGTTCCAACTAACACATTTATACTTCACAGCTCCTCGTTTGGATGAAGAAGCTTTTGGCTCTTATGTGAGTAAAAATAAAATGTTATTGGGCAATTTAATGTCTAACCCTCAATTTTATTATAGCGATAAAGTAAGTAAGATACTTGCACAGGATGATCCAAGAGGTGGTGGTTTTCCTACTGCTGAAGATTTAGCTAAAATTGATTTTAAAAGAGCATTTGAAATTTACAAAGAGCGTTTTGCAGATGCCAGTGATTTTACTTTTGTAGTGGTAGGTAATTTTGAAGTTGATAAAATCACGCCTTTATTAGAAACCTATTTAGGAAGTTTACCAACTTTAGAAAGAAAAGATGATTGGGTTGATTTAGGAATAAGACCTCCAAAAGGTATTGTTAAAGAGGAGATCGTAAAAGGTACAGATCAAAAAAGTTTTGCTACTATTTACTATCATGGTGAAACCGAATATAATAAGCAGCAGGCATATTATTTAAATTCATTAGGTGAGTTAGTTACAAATGAATTGATTGATATATTAAGAGAAGAGAAGAGTGGTGTATATGGAGTAGGAGCCTCAGCCAATATGCAAAGGCTTCCAGAAAATCGTTATTCATTTAGAATAGCATTCCCTTGTGGACCTGAAAATGTTGATGACTTGGTAAGTACTACCCATGAAATATTGAAAGATATTAAAGAAAATGGGGTAGAAGAGGAAGATTTAGCCAAAGTAAAAGAGGCTCAATTAAAAGGATTAAAAGAGAACCTAAAGAAGAATGATTATTGGTTAAATCGATTATTTGATTTCTACTACTATGGTGATGATTTGAATAACTTTATAGTATCTGAAGATAAGATCAATAGTTTAAGTGCTGAAGATCTTAAAAAGGCTGCTAATGAGTATTTGAATGAAGATCAATTTGTAGAAGCAATTCTATTACCAGAAGCTCAAGCGAGTTCTGCTGAATAA
- the pth gene encoding aminoacyl-tRNA hydrolase, translating into MKYLIIGLGNIGAEYELTRHNIGFLTLDRLADKHDAKFETLKLAMKSEIKYKGRQIHLIKPTTYMNLSGKAVNYWMQELKIPKENILVITDDIALPFGKLRLRAKGSSAGHNGLKNIEQLTGGQNYARLKFGVGDNFHKGQQVDYVLSPFTQQEFDELPFIMDKACDMVYGFSTIGINRTMSEYND; encoded by the coding sequence ATGAAATACCTAATTATTGGTTTAGGAAATATAGGAGCAGAATATGAGTTAACTCGCCATAATATTGGCTTTTTAACTCTAGATAGATTAGCAGATAAACATGACGCTAAATTTGAGACACTCAAATTGGCTATGAAATCTGAAATAAAATATAAAGGCAGACAAATCCATCTCATTAAGCCAACTACCTATATGAATTTATCAGGTAAAGCGGTTAATTACTGGATGCAAGAATTAAAAATCCCTAAGGAAAATATTTTGGTAATCACTGATGACATTGCCTTGCCATTTGGAAAACTAAGACTAAGAGCTAAAGGATCTTCAGCTGGGCATAATGGATTAAAAAATATTGAGCAGTTAACAGGTGGTCAAAATTATGCGCGACTAAAATTCGGGGTGGGTGATAACTTTCACAAAGGACAACAAGTTGACTACGTATTGAGTCCTTTTACTCAGCAGGAATTTGATGAACTACCATTTATAATGGATAAAGCTTGTGATATGGTTTATGGTTTTTCCACTATAGGTATCAACAGGACCATGAGTGAATATAACGATTAA
- a CDS encoding ribose-phosphate pyrophosphokinase → MSSVKLFSGSATKYLSERIAASYGKPLGDVELQKFSDGELSPYFTESIRGHHVFLIQSTFPPADNIMELLLMIDAAKRASAYKVNLVVPYFGYARQDRKDKPRVAIGAKMLANIFEAAGADRILTCDLHAGQIQGFFNIPVDHMDASAIFVPYLQESITPDTIFASPDVGGSARARRYAKHFQLDMVICDKQRKKANEVHAMQVIGDVQDKDVIIFDDLVDTAGTLCKAADMLKDKGAKSVRAIITHPVLSGNAYENIANSTLDELITTDTLPLKQKSDKIKVLSVADMFAKAIRKIHDNESISSLFI, encoded by the coding sequence ATGTCCTCTGTAAAACTTTTCTCCGGTTCAGCCACAAAATACTTATCCGAAAGAATAGCAGCTAGCTATGGAAAACCTTTAGGAGATGTTGAACTTCAAAAATTTAGTGATGGTGAACTTTCACCTTATTTCACTGAGTCGATCAGAGGCCACCATGTATTTCTAATTCAATCTACCTTCCCTCCTGCTGACAACATCATGGAATTACTGTTAATGATTGATGCAGCAAAAAGAGCAAGTGCTTACAAAGTGAATTTAGTTGTTCCATATTTTGGCTATGCTCGTCAAGATAGAAAAGACAAGCCAAGAGTGGCAATTGGAGCAAAAATGCTAGCTAACATTTTTGAGGCAGCAGGTGCTGATAGAATTTTAACTTGCGATTTACATGCTGGACAAATACAGGGGTTCTTTAACATACCTGTAGATCACATGGATGCTTCAGCTATATTTGTTCCTTATCTTCAAGAAAGTATTACACCTGATACTATTTTCGCTTCACCAGATGTTGGAGGATCAGCAAGAGCTAGAAGATATGCTAAGCATTTCCAACTTGACATGGTAATATGTGATAAGCAAAGAAAGAAAGCTAATGAGGTTCATGCTATGCAGGTTATTGGAGATGTTCAGGACAAAGACGTTATCATTTTTGATGATTTAGTAGATACTGCAGGAACTTTATGCAAAGCTGCAGATATGTTAAAAGATAAAGGAGCTAAATCAGTAAGAGCAATCATTACTCATCCTGTTTTATCTGGTAATGCATATGAAAATATTGCTAATTCAACTTTAGATGAATTAATAACTACCGACACACTTCCTTTAAAACAGAAGTCAGATAAGATTAAAGTACTTTCGGTGGCGGATATGTTTGCTAAAGCAATAAGAAAAATTCACGATAATGAATCTATAAGTTCATTATTCATTTAA